CTGTTTCTCTGATGGAAAATGCACTTTTTTTCCTGGTTTTAGAAAGTCTAAAGGAGCATAGGTGTTATCTCAAGTTTTACAGTGTTGATCTGTTTACCTAGCAAACTAAGACCAAACATAACCAAATTATACCATTGACTGGGGACCTAGAAGGAATGATGACCATATAATAGAAATACATTCCTTTCAGTGTGTGTATGATGTTACATAATGTGTTCAATGATTTTAGTTATTGTATATTCTAAAGTATCACAGCATTGCCAAGTCAATTTTGTATCTGCCACTTAATTCAATGAAGTTAATGGGAATTGAGCAAGCTTTATACTTTTGTTCTATTTCTAATGGTGATGGGTTTGGTTTGGAGACCAATAGACGATTACTTAGAGTTGGGAAATGTTCTGTTGCTATACTGTTTCTTTATGTGAAGATCAAATATTATGGGAGTTCTTATGGTAGGTTCTTGGGTGTTACTCTAGATTAGCTAAATGGGTATTGTTTgtgaaatgatttaaatagatGGAGAATCAGAGATATGCCACCTGTATTCAGGGAATTTAGGCATAACTGAGCAATATAATGTTGAAAATAGTCCTCAATTATTCTCCTTGCTAACCTGATAATCTTAAATTTCTCTGGAACTCTGCCAATCACCTTAAGATGGTAATTCtccatttttcttaagtttGTTTCCCTGACCATGCATGAGGTTCTTGTTATCCTTAAACATGAAGGATAGTTTCATTTCATCCCTTAGAGGTACACTGTTTTGGGTTCTTGTTCCTAACACTGTGCTACCCATCAGGGTTTCAGGGTCTAATGTTGTTCTTATGCATATTTTCATTTGAGAATTTTTACATCCATTGGGCATGGGAATGGTAGGATTTTTGCTTGTCACTGAAGACAAATTCGTGTACATGACTCTGTCAAAACATGCCCCTGTACAGGTCTACTTACAAGGTGGTGTCTGCTACTCATTCCTGTTAACCTCACTATGTTATAGATTTTCCAGTACATTTAcatcatttcttatatatagCAATACTGCAGTTTTGACATGTGTGTCTTGGGTTCAGCTATTTAATTGCATCAATGGGGCTTCAAGTTCTTTGGAGTTTTGGACTTGCATGCCTTGATATGCATGCTTTGAGATCAAAGAGAAACCTGCAAAATCCTGTCTTAGTGAGCTTATTTGTTGTTGGTGACTGGGTAAGTATATACTTAAGTCTTTTCTATACTTGAGTCTTAATTTGTACAGACGCTTGCTTGTGATTTTATGAATCGTGAGTCATTTTTTTGTACAAGTACATGTAAGCAAGGAAACAATTAAATCATTGACAGGATGGAAAAGTTGCTACTGTAAAAACTATTGATGATTTTAACATTGAATGATTGAATAAAGGTTTTTACTAAGTGAAATAGTGTAAGCCTACTTCAAGTTCCGTTCTAAATAATCTAATTTTGGTCATTGGGTACAAAAGGATAAACACTTGAAGAAGGAGAAGCTAACCCCTGTGCCTTAATCTTATGCCGTACATGCTTTAGGTTTGCTCTATTTATGTGTAGATTAGTCCAATTGTGAGATGTGGCATACCAAGGCCAAATGTGGATATGAGTCCTATGGTATTCAATTCCCTCCTCCCCGTTTCTCCCCCATCCCAGCTTCAGTCCCTGAAATAAACATTTGCCATTAATCAGGATGGACCACCATCCAGAAGTTTGCCATCTTATTTGCATCCTTAATAGCTAACTGTGGTGTTTGCCTTCAAGATGGATGTAAATGATTACTTCATTAGGCATTTCATATTGTCCTTCTAAAGTTCTTGGCTTCTTTGTACAGTTATGAGAAATTTATTGAACAGGCAGttggttctttttttttttttacacaaTGCAAAATTGCATAAGAATAGCACTAGTGAATTGTTTGAATATATCATGGTGAGAAAATTCCTTGATCAATTGCAAAATCTCCAagttgttttaattatttgataacttttttcctttcttcccTTTCTAATATTCAAGCATGTCCCTTTTCTTCTACTACTAGTTGCTCTCTCTGCcatgtctttttttttctttgattactGAGAAGCTTAGTGACTAGTGTAGCTGACCTTCTTATGATGTTTCATATTCCAATTCAAGTTGTACTCAATATATTGTGCTGAAAACTAGTTTTATCTTAAGACATTGCAAGTTCTTTATAGTTGCCACAGTAGATTTGTCATCTAGTTGCATTCTATGCTGTTCTAGAGCTTTTAAGCTGCTTTAAACATGGGTTGCTTCTGATATTTGAGATCTCTTTCTCAATTCATATACATAAAGAATCATCTAAATGATGTTGTAACGATCTCTTAAATTGCAGGTTACATCTATTCTATCACTTGCAGCTGCATGTGCATCTGCTGGAGTAACAGTTTTGTACACAAAAGACTTGCATTACTGCAAAGCACCACCCTATTTCCCATGCAGCAGGTTCCAAATCTCCATTGCTTTTGCATTTATCTCATGGTTTCTCCTTGCTGTATCGTCTCATGTTATGTTTTGGCTTTTGGCAAACGTATGATTTAATCTACATCAACCACACAGAACCGGTATTCATCATTTTACCATGTAAATATTGTCATTTCTGGAATATATTCCCTTTTTCATGGAAATGTCAGAATTATTCCTTATCAATGGCAAGTTTCTTTCTCCTACCCACAAGTTGTGTTCCTATCTTATGTTACGACACCCTAGCTCTCTCGCATTTACAGGATTGAGACAAATTAAGAGAGATTTTTGGTTGCACCTTCCACTACTTTTTCCTTGATGTATTAAACCAGAATATTTGTTTCTTATGATTTGTTAGGAAAATATTCTCATTGCAGTAGGT
The nucleotide sequence above comes from Ricinus communis isolate WT05 ecotype wild-type chromosome 6, ASM1957865v1, whole genome shotgun sequence. Encoded proteins:
- the LOC8287476 gene encoding CASP-like protein 5B2; translated protein: MKELFGSPGRVSGLGLRVGQFVFAAASIGVMVSARGFFNSTAFCYLIASMGLQVLWSFGLACLDMHALRSKRNLQNPVLVSLFVVGDWVTSILSLAAACASAGVTVLYTKDLHYCKAPPYFPCSRFQISIAFAFISWFLLAVSSHVMFWLLANV